Genomic segment of Paenibacillus sp. FSL R5-0912:
TCAGCAGCCGGGTCGTTCTCAGGCCAATCATTTCTACCGTACCTTTATAGGTTCCACTCTGGATGACATCGCCTACTGCAAATTGATCCTCGAAGATGATGAAGAAACCGGTAATTACATCTTTGACCAAACTTTGTGCGCCGAACCCTATCGCCAGCCCCACAACTCCGGCCCCGGCCAGCAGCGGTTTCAGATCGAATTGGAATACAGACAGAATCATCATAATCATGACAAAATTACAGATGAAGGCAACCACATTTTTCATAAGTCCGCCTACTGTTGAGAATCGGCGGTTATTCGCTAAGCGTCTTCCCCGCGTCTCCCTCTCCAGGGAACGGTCAATAACACCCGAGACTACTTTAATAATCACCCGGGTCACAAGAAAAAGCAGCAGAATCTGTACCCCGGAAAACAGCACGGTTGCCCACATATCTGCATTGGTTACCCATTCCCATATTCTATCCTTAAAGCGGACCACTTCGTCGACTGCCTGACCCGGTGTTGTCACTTCCAGCATCCAGTTATTCATCCTGCTTCTGCTCCTCCAACCTCCACATATCCTATACCATCACTTGATTTGGCAAAGATCCCGCGTATCTCTACATTCTGCTCCGCCACAATGACCCGCACCTCTTCCAATGCATTCCGGTAGAATTGGATCGACATGGCGCAACCGGCTGTAATCTCCTTGGGTGTAGGAAATATATCAATTTCAATCTCCGCATATTCCAGCAGCATCTCAGCGCGCAGCGCCTGCTGGGTCGAATCAAAGGCTATCAGCAGTTCATCCTCCACACTCCACGCCTCCCTCTGGGCTTTTCGTCCTATCTATTGCCGCCATAGTATAAAAAGCCACTTTCATCCATATACTAGGATCATCAGAACAGAAAGGAAGATCATATGAATTTCTCTTCTAAAGCTTCATCCCTGCAAGAACCATCCTGTTTAAAAATATCACATGCTGATCCCGATATCTATTCTGCGATTACCCACCGGCTTCTTTTTCACTTTTCACGCACACGTACAGATACACCAATTGTTATTGTCTGTGTAGGCACAGACCGCTCTACCGGCGATTCACTTGGACCGCTGGTCGGCACTGCGCTTGCCCGCTTCCATAGCCCCTTATTCCATCTCTACGGAACGCTGGACGATCCAGTTCATGCTGTTAACCTGGAGGAGACTCTCTCCCTGATTTATCAGAAGCACCCTAACCCGTTCATCATCGGAATCGATGCCTGTCTCGGCCAGTCAACAAGTGTTGGCTGCATCCAGGTCGTAGACGGCCCCCTCCGGCCGGGAGCAGGGGTCAACAAGCAGCTCCCTCCAGTAGGCGATATCCATTTGACTGGCATTGTGAATGTCGGCGGCTTCATGGAGTATTTTGTACTGCAGAATACGAGATTAAGCCTTGTAATGAGATTATCCGATATCATTGCTTCCAGCCTATACTCCGCACTTAA
This window contains:
- a CDS encoding mechanosensitive ion channel family protein — encoded protein: MNNWMLEVTTPGQAVDEVVRFKDRIWEWVTNADMWATVLFSGVQILLLFLVTRVIIKVVSGVIDRSLERETRGRRLANNRRFSTVGGLMKNVVAFICNFVMIMMILSVFQFDLKPLLAGAGVVGLAIGFGAQSLVKDVITGFFIIFEDQFAVGDVIQSGTYKGTVEMIGLRTTRLLSATGEVHIIPNGTIVNVTNYSLANALAVVDVPVKIERGLEATLALIGEALKGIEERNPSVINYPNVLGIQSMSTSEYVIRVAANCMPNARDSAERQIQSDIKQALEQQSALEAAKAEQEARVQADREAREAEAAQEEELSGSARRAREEQPASPRRQIAAAQEGEEGEEE
- a CDS encoding DUF3343 domain-containing protein, which gives rise to MEDELLIAFDSTQQALRAEMLLEYAEIEIDIFPTPKEITAGCAMSIQFYRNALEEVRVIVAEQNVEIRGIFAKSSDGIGYVEVGGAEAG
- the yyaC gene encoding spore protease YyaC; its protein translation is MNFSSKASSLQEPSCLKISHADPDIYSAITHRLLFHFSRTRTDTPIVIVCVGTDRSTGDSLGPLVGTALARFHSPLFHLYGTLDDPVHAVNLEETLSLIYQKHPNPFIIGIDACLGQSTSVGCIQVVDGPLRPGAGVNKQLPPVGDIHLTGIVNVGGFMEYFVLQNTRLSLVMRLSDIIASSLYSALKQWNLHARSAAAREQ